Part of the Sulfurimonas denitrificans DSM 1251 genome is shown below.
CCTCTTTTAGGTGTTTGATTCCGTCATATTTTTTCTCGCCATAAAGCTCTTTTAAAAGGTCAAAAACCAAGACATCATCTTCACCTTGTATATATCTTTTTGCTAAAGCTTGAAGTAGCTCAGCCTCTGTTTTACTACATTTTAGTTGAGCAAATATGAGAGTTTTCTCTACATCAAGCGTCTCTAAAAAATCTATTAATGTTTCCAAATATTTCCTTAAAATTTATACTCTATTGCAGATGAAACTATAAGTACGTTTGCATCTGAAAATTCGCCATCTATTGATGCGTTTGAGACTCTTCTGTTTTCTCGCACTGAGTAAAGAGCCGCTAATCCTATGTTTAATTTGTCGTTTATTTGATACCTTGCACCCATTGAGAACGAGAGTGAATCGCTATCTGGAAGCTCAAAACTTATTGTTGAGTTTGGTACTGGGGATTTATCTATCACTAGACCACCCATAAGTTTTAGCGCATTTAACTCTTGCGTTACACCAAAGCGAAAGACATCGCAATCTTTAAAGTTTTTTGCAATTGACGTGCCAAAAACAATGTTAGTCACTGGATTTACGCCACTTCCATAGTTAAAATCAAGCTCTTTATATGCACTCCAGTAGTTTCTCTCATACACAAACTCTAGTGTTGTTTTTGAAAGAAACGTATATGCTGCTGCTATATTTAAAAGAGCTGGAACAGGTACACTAACTGAAGCAGAGCTAGAAGAGCTGTAAGTCGCTCCCACGCCGCCTCCAAAACTATTTGCAATATCACGATAAAAAAGAGTAGCAGAGCCTTTTGAGGTTAAATCTACTTTTGAGCGATATGTCAGCGCAAATTCTAACTCTGATGTTGGCTTATATGAGAGCGCTAAGTTATATCCAAAATCTATGCTATCACCGCTCATATCACGAGAAGCGATTGGTGAAGTACTCTTTACAATACCATCTGTGTAGATAGCTCTTAGACCTAAAGCTACACCAATGTTCTCACTTACTTTAAACGCAACACTTGGATTTAGTTCAACAGTTTTTAGCGTAAACTCCTCCGAGCTATACACAGCTGGAGCATCTTGCCATCTTTTTGAGAGCCCTGCTGGAGAGACTAAACTAACTCCAAGACGAACTCCGCTTATATCTTGTGAGACATAGTGAAGTGAGGGGATAATAAAATTTTCTCTTTTTGAGTCTATGTTATATCCGCTAGTTGTTCCCAAACTACTTGTGTACGAACCTTGAAAGTTTACATCACTAAGCCCAATATAAATTAGGTTTCCCTCAATAACTGCTTCATCTTTCATAAAAGCCATATTTGCTGGGTTGTAATACGCTGCATCAGCACCATTTGCATGTGCGACATTTGCGGCACCAAGAGC
Proteins encoded:
- a CDS encoding OmpP1/FadL family transporter, with product MRNAFVFLLLGSALVAGGYKIPETSLNSVALGAANVAHANGADAAYYNPANMAFMKDEAVIEGNLIYIGLSDVNFQGSYTSSLGTTSGYNIDSKRENFIIPSLHYVSQDISGVRLGVSLVSPAGLSKRWQDAPAVYSSEEFTLKTVELNPSVAFKVSENIGVALGLRAIYTDGIVKSTSPIASRDMSGDSIDFGYNLALSYKPTSELEFALTYRSKVDLTSKGSATLFYRDIANSFGGGVGATYSSSSSASVSVPVPALLNIAAAYTFLSKTTLEFVYERNYWSAYKELDFNYGSGVNPVTNIVFGTSIAKNFKDCDVFRFGVTQELNALKLMGGLVIDKSPVPNSTISFELPDSDSLSFSMGARYQINDKLNIGLAALYSVRENRRVSNASIDGEFSDANVLIVSSAIEYKF